The following nucleotide sequence is from Onychomys torridus unplaced genomic scaffold, mOncTor1.1, whole genome shotgun sequence.
CAGCACTTAGCAGTCATGTCTacaggctttctcatctctcccgtggtacaccttaaatgctacCACTAAGACTTCTGTGGccctctctccagatgcttaagtttagcCCTGATgttggggaagctctgtgagacaaggTGAGTCATAAGGAGCTTTGTGCCCTCTGGAATCTCAGGATCCAGACTAGTATATTATAAGAGAGCCTTTGTGAGCAGTTCTAAAAAGTGAGACGGATTTTTTTGTATTATCTTGAATTACATTTTTTCAGCTTTTCGTAATTTActggtttgaggacagccttatgaagacctgccaggaggcagatTGTAAACCAATCCCTAACTAGAGAGCCACCTAGGGTATTGTAATCCCAATGAGTCCTGATTGGGAATCGCCTTGGCCCCTGTTGGATGGACAGCATTAGTTTGATGAACCTTGTCTGCATGTATCTTAGCCTCCTCCCAAACTTGTCTGCACTCCTCAGGAAGTAGGTTATTATAAAGTATTGGAGCATATGGACAGGAGAAAAGGAATCAAGTAGGGAGGGTTTAGAAATCAGGTAAGAAAAGATTGGTTATAAggtaactctttccatttgcccatTCTCTGgtagaagttagataattcctgtAAAATATCAGGGTCTAAGGAGCCATTAGGTGGCCACATTTTATTGTTACATAAGGGATATTTAGACCTTTTCTTAGTACAAGGGCAGACAAGCTTAGATGTCTTTAAGTAAGCCATTAAGCTGAGAGGCTTAAGCATTTCCAGAAGACAGCCAACAttggcgttggtggcacacgcctttaatcccaggactctggaggcagaggcaggctgatctctgtgagttccaggacagactccaatgctacagagaaacccagtctcaaaataccattaaaaaataatttccagaaGACATCCTAGGGGAGAGGTAGGGCTAATAGAGTGAGAAACTATATTTCCCATGACCACggctgagggaaaaaaataaaaaaaataagaaagcaaatgtGATCCAAGACTACAATCTCAGGCATACCCTAGATCAGGTGAGTATTGAGGATTGGCTCCAGTCATTCAATGTTTTGTCAAGACAGAGAATGAGGGCCAGGGCATAGCCCAAGGAGAGGGGTCCGACAGTGGCAGGCATAATTCATTCAATGCTTCATCAAGTGAGATAATGATGGTGGGGCTTACACAGCTCAGGGACGGGGGTCCCACAGTGAGAATGATATCTCAGACCATAGCTGTGGGAAATTGCAAGAGATTGAAGCCTGCGATGGGGACCAGCCATAGCCAATGAAGGCTATGGACAGGGGTTCCCCCAATCCTGAGAAGATTAAATAACAGCTTTGTAGGAATGGATACCATCATTTATTTTATGGAAGATGAACCACAGTAAGCAAAACACATTTGTGGTGGTTATTATTGGTTCTCAACTTAACAAGTCATAGATTTAACTAAAACCCTAAAATGAAGGGCCAACAGTGAGAAATGCTGTGCTTAAGTTAATTAGGTAGATCCACTTCAAATACAGACTTTGGAGGTAACATTTTACTGGGATTTCAAAGCCTGAAGACAAACACTTTTAATCTAGATCTTGAAGATGAGAGACACACTCTAAATTCAGGCACAccctctgctggaagcctataaaaggacatggaagaaggaagctgttGTTCTTTGCCGACCTGCCCTCACCTTGTAGCAAGTCCATCCTTTCCCTGGCATTAGAGAATACTTCTTCAGAATTGCAGCTTATACTGAACAGCAGCTGACCAGTCCAACCTCCTGGACTGAGTAAGTACTGCATTCTTGGACTTTCTCTTCACAGCTAGCCTTTGTGAGATTAGTAGGACTGCAGCCCTAAGTCATTCTATTAAATCCCCTTTGTTCAGACAGAGGGATTTCCTTGTATAAgtcctgttcctctagagaaccctagtTCGACATTTttgatatgaatatataaaatgttcCAAAATTTCAAAAGTTGTCTATAATTGTCAAAACTAGTTACCTATTGACATTTGATCCAATCTAGAAAAAATTGGAATGATGTAACAGTCCTTAGTAGTCTAGACTGTCCTCTGAAACTAATATTGAAATCTGGATAGAAAATTTCAGAGACCCCAATTTCCAGCCTTatagaagatggaaagaagagaaacaggaactAAAAATCTAAATTGTGTCTATTATTGAGTCCTACAGGGTGAAGATAAAACAATTCCTAGTTCTTCATTTTGGATCCAGTTTAACCTTCAAACTACCTCCAGGAGAAATGTCAGGGACCCAGCTGCTGAGAGCTGGGACATCACACAGGTCAGCATCCAGAATTTCTCTACAGGTGGACCATCAAATAGTTCTGTTTTATTCTGGAGGAAATTAGGGAACACATTAGAAGCCCAACTTTCTCAATAAGAGTCAATGACAAATGGTGTTTGAGAGTACAACCTAATGGGGTTgataaagaaagcaaagattaCTTGTAAGTTTACCTAGTATTGCTCAGGTGTCTAAAGTGTCCTGTTTGTGCAAGGTTCTGGTTCTTGGTCTTAATTGCTAAAGTAGAGAAAACCCAAGGTGTGAGGAACTCTAGAGTTTTTAGGTTCATACAAGGCTATGACTGGGGATTCAAAATGTTCATCATTTGAGATTTCCTCTTGTCCCATGGGCCTTGACAAGCTGAACATGATCCAACAGTCTGTCAGCATCCCTGCACAGAACAGGAAGCCAGGCATCCAAGCTCTCAGGTGCACAATGGCTGGAGAGCTGTGGGAGAATTCTCACTTCACAGATTGCTACCTGGTGGTAGCTGGCTAGAAGTTCCAGACTCATAAGGCCATTTTAGCAGCTGGAtctccagttttcagagccatgtttgAACATGACATGGAAGAGAACAAAAGGAACCGTGTTGAGATCCATGACCTGGAGCCACAAGTCTTCAAGGCAATGATGGACTTCATTTATACTGGAAAGGCACCAGACCTCCACAGCATGGCAGATGCTGTGCTGGTAGCTGATGACAAGTATGGCCTAGAGCTTTTGAAGTTCATGTGTGAGAATGCCCTCTGCAGGgacctctctgtggagaatgctgcccaCACTCTCTTCCTGGATGACCTCCTcagctcagggcagctgaaaacccAGGCACTGGATTTCATTACTGCTCATGCTTCTGAGGTTTCTGAGACCTCAACCTAGAAGACAATGGTGGGGTCATGTTCCCACTTGGTGCCCGAAGCATACCATTCCCTAGCTTCTGCACAGGGTCCATTCCTGGAGCACCTCCTCAGAATCCTGTAACATTCCAAGGACCTATTCAACTGGGACCTACAGGTGTCTTCAAGAAGTAGCAGCTAATGATGTTACAAATGACAATTGGGTAGACTATGGGACTAGTGGGTCATTTACAGTGAATCTGGGGGAAAAGTAACCAGGACTCTCCCACTTTAATACAGCTGTAAATGAGTTGGAATGCTGATGGGTCATGCTTGACCCTTCTGTACTCCAGGTAAGTATACAAAACCCTACTcaaataacacaaataaaaaaaaatcagtttgtagATTCCAGTAGTATTTCTGTTTACAGAACCCCATTTTAGTCCATCCAGCTCTGCtaagatgtgcatgtgtgtgcagactcCTCACTGCCACACCAGTATTGGGaggcctctctcttccttcttagcACTTATTTTTGGCAGAGTAGAACATGCCCCATAATGCTCTTGtgaaaattgagaaaaatatgcaaatatgGGTAGATCATACTTCATCTGACAGAGAAATGTTTTTGGTCCAGGCCAGCAAAAGTCTCATTTGTATTGAAAATGTAGCAGGGCATTGATTCAGAAGGAATTAACACTGTCAAGGTCAATAGTTTTCAAGTTTGCCAATGTTCAGACCCTGTAATACATGTGAGgattatttcattgttacatagatctttaattttgctactattatgagtagtaatgtaaatatctgatatgaaggtTCTCTGATATTTCACCTCTTGAAAGCATCCTTAGACCACCAAAGAGGTCAGGACACACAGGTTACAAACCACAATTCTAGGCCATGTGTGCCAGAAAATGAGGTAGGCTGACTGCAGatcttctccctctgttctttcagatccaatcccccagtctcatccctagctCTGCAGCAGAGCACCCTGAAACCTTCTCTGCACCCCTGTATGTAGATCCCACACATCTTCCCCTTCtgacctccccagccctgactcATTGCTTTGTCCCAACTCCCTACCCATCAAGGCACCCTTGCTAACACAAGGGCCACTGTTTCCAGGGAAACAAGTAGGCTGAATGCAGATCCATACCTCTACTTTTGTTCCTCTACTTTCAACTTTCCTGGTGTCACCCCCTCCTCTGTAGTAGAAAATATGCTGTGGTCTCTTTCCCGTCAGACCCTGTCCTCACTGGTTCACAAAGATCTTCTTCCCCAATCTTCCTTCCCCAACTCAACCCATCATCcaagcctccaacaccagcaggcttTCACTAAGAACACACCAGTagaacaagacaaagaaatagGCGAGCCAACTGAAgaacttcctccttccctccaaatCCAGTGCCCCAATCTCATCCTTAGAAttgcaacagaacaccagctgcagcttTCTTCCCCACCCAGCTAaaatctcctgtggatcccacacaAATTCACCCCCaagtttttcaaaatatttttactgattgtttggaaatttcacatcatggaTCCTgagcattctttaaaaaaattatttatttattgtgtatacagtgttctgcttgcatgtatgcctgcatgacagaagaggacaccagatctcattacagatggttgtgagccaacatgtggttgctgggaattgagctcaggacctctggaagagcagtcagtgctcttaacctctgagccatttctctagccgcTGATCCTGAGCATTCCTGCTTCCCAGTCCCACTAGTTCTGACACCCCACCAGGACACCAGTTCTGATACCTCACAAGGACAACGAAGTAGATCTGACCTTgttggtggggtggtggtgcaggTGAGACAGCCtgaggaggagaggacaggagaggtgaCTAcactccttgctgcctgctgcagtGGGTGAGCTAGCAACAGCAGTGATGGAGAACTTGACTTGTTGGTGTCCATGAGGAAtaactggcaggctgaccaacttAGCTACCACCcaagcccagaaccaggactatgaGGTGGCCAATCCAACATTCACCTCATGTATGAattgctggagcatgtgaagtgGCTGGACCTGTAGATCCAAAgtggcaggatctctgtgacacAAAGGTTCTCTATGACACAAGGCAATAACGAAGGTTATCCAAGtggagtcccagtgaggatccATGTAGCAGTATAGGAGAAGCCAGAGACCTCAGACCAGAACAAtgaatgactcattgcaatgaacacttacaagtaaagatgtaaaGTAAAGATGGACTAAAGGGTACAATGtgggactcactatgtcacaCACAGCTTCTACTCTGggactttatttttctatgttagttagtttggttgtttttgttttcatttttttgtttctcttttgaattttgttgttttgtgggagAGGTTGTAAGGGtggagggtggatatgaagggacagggagatggatgGATTGGGATGTATGATGTGAAACcaacaaagaatcaataaaaaaattgaattaaaaaaatccaggcatttaatctcagccctcaggaggatGAGGTAGGCAGATCACTGCATTTTTGAGTCCAGCTTTCTCTTTAGATTGGGTTAAGACAGCCAAGATGACGGAACAGCTCTGAAAAACTAGTTTGTTCTCTAAAGCTTTGGCAGTCTAAAATATTTTAGCAGGAATTTAAGAGGTGTGGGAGACCAGCCCCTaccttttacagggttcctatgaggaggagagatgaACTCAGAACTTAGAATGATAGTCCTAGCCgagaagaaggaagacagaaatacaagatagcttcaggaggaccggggtcaatacccaatggcccagaactttattccaaagggctttttataacagtgTCAAAGGGAGGGGAAAAAGACATCACCCTTGCTATATACAACCAAGTAtggacccttccaaacacctggcacccaggcccatggtccaatcatcctcatACAgtcctgctaggtaaagcaagcatGGATCgtactaggaaacctctgtaggCTCCCATAAAGAGATAGATAGTAATGATTTCATTCCTATATCCcgtgttctttcttttttgatggcTTTTCACTCTGCATGTCTGGCTCTCCTAGAAGATGCTCTATGGACCAAGTTAGCCTCAGATGCATAGAGTTGAGTCAGCCATTGCCTTCAGACTATTGTGATCAAAGCCATAGACTACGACATCATGCCTGGTTCATGAATTTCTATTTAATTACCTTAACCACACTTAGTTTTTAGCAGATGGTATAGAAAGCTTGTCTTTAACATTAATAAAGAACACcaagactttattattattattactattacttttaTTAGTATACTtaaagcatcatcatcatcatcatcatcatcatcactattaaTTTGTGATATGATCTCACTAGGTAGTTGTACCTATCTGGAATTCCTGATGTTGAGCAGATTGGTCCCAAGTCTTACACTCTgtagtgctgagattagagatgtGAATCTCCATGTCCTCATACAACAAAGAATGCGTAACATTCATCTCAGAATTACACTGCCAAGTGTTCTGTGTCCTTGCTGGAACCAGTTCACTTTGGGACAGTGATGAGccttaagaaaggaagaaatgaaggggagGCCCAAGGAGGGTAAAGTGTATTTCAGAAGTAGGGAACTTGCCTAACATGTTGGACAACCTTGACTGTCTCCTGCGAAATACACAGATACAGCTGCCCACAGATGACAGCATGCATACGTGTAATATCGCAGAGAGAAGAATGCTGCCTGGAGATCAAGTAGAGGAGGTCAGAGACTCAttgaatatttctatttatttattccttaatgGGGTCAAGAGTCAGGATGGGTGGTGCTCTCGCATAATCTTCTTACCTGTGAGGATGAGGTAAAAGGAATGtaggttcaaggctagcttggctGTGCAGCAAGaaggtcttaaaataaaaacaaaccaatgaagtaagtatatatacatttatggaGACACAGAGACCATGAGAAAAATCTCATTCTGCTTTGGGCAGGGGGCAAGAGAAAAATCAAGCAAAATTCAAAGGTGGAGAGAAAAGTCTTCATGttgttttcttctatcttttcCTGCTGTGGTGAAACTCAGTATACAGCCCAGGCCAGATGACTCTCGATTACATTTCCTCAGGCTCTGAGTGCTAGAGTACATAGGGGCTACCACCTACATTccactaatttaaaaatactttttttcggTATCTCGTATTCCTGCTTTTGCCAATCATTTTACTATTATCTCTCTAAGGATTTAAGAAGTCAGACATTTGATACCAGGCCTCaaaaggcagaggtgggcagatctctatgtttttcagccagcctgggctatagaatgagttcaaagacagtcaagactgtgaaaagacactccctatcaaaaacagaaagggaaagaacaCAAATCAGACTGAAAGTtacttttcagtgtgtgtgtaggtgtgtgtgtgtgtgtgtgtgtgtgtgtgtgtgtgtgtgtgtgtggttaacCCTTACAGCTCAAGATATTCTTGAGACTGGCTTGGGAGGATTGCTTATATGCAGGAAAGTCGTTGTGAAAAATGTCTAGAAATAGGTCAAATTAACTATATTTTCTCCATATATGTAATAAATGTGATAACTTAATCTTCCTTCTTTGGCTTAGGCTTGTATTGGGAAACAGAGGAAGTAGGAATCCTGGATGTTTGATAGGTGTGTCTGGGCATACCAAATGAGAACTTttctccaaaaccaaaagaaactcaATAAGACCCCCATCAAGGTCCAAGTCCTTAAATATGACCTCCTCCTCAAAGAACAGATTTGAAGGCTGGAAACAGTGatgtccttcttcttcttcttctttttttctttttgtttgtttttttgtttttcgagacaaggtttctctgtagctttggagcctgtcttggactagttCTATataggaggctggccttgaactcacagagatccacctgcctctgcctcctgagtgctgggattacaggtgtgtgccaccactgcccagctgtcctTCTTTAATTATATTCAGGAAGCAATAGCAATCTGCAGTGGCAGCCTGGAATACACAGGGAATTTAAGGGGAGCCCTGGGAAATAGTTCATTTGAGTTGAGGCTGTCCTTCTTAAGTGGCTTaatctcaaaaacccaaacacaaaaattaaatgtaagagaaagaaaaataaaggtctagtataatttttttaaacaagagttTAGCAGAGACATCATCATCAAGCAGAAAATGTGAGTGATGAATAATATGtagttattaataaaatgaagtagCACCAATGAAAGCTGTATCCCCCAGCCTctaggtctggattaaaggtgtgtgtcttcctccCTCAAAAGTCCTTATTTAACATGGATCTATCTACTTCAACTTAAGCAATAATTTCTCACAGGTATGCTCTCCATTTTGGTGTtttgttaattccagatatagtcaagttaagaaccaagaatagccaccacaAGGGTGTGTTATTTCTTGTGGTTAGTTTTCCATCAGTGAGGGATCATGTCAACATTTCCACAGCTATTATTTACTCTTGTATGTTGTTACAATGACTGCTGTTATAAACACCATCAGGGAAGGGGTGTTTTCCTTAACTTGTCAGTGGTCTTAGTTTTCACAACATGGATGGCAGGTGAAGACCTCATACATGGTGAGGTGGAATCAGAGCCTGGAACCCCTGAAGGTGGCTCtattctttcctatttttattcCATCCAGACCCACTTTAGTGGTGgtatttcctctgcctctcagataATCCTACTTGGAAACAGTCTTCCAGATCCATCTAAGGGCACCaagataaacaaaatcagaaacaatagGTTCCACTTAGCAAAATGAAATCAAGGTCAGacatgtgctttaaaaaaaaaccaataaatccTAATAAAATAGCATAATCACTAAAAGTCTCCCCACAAAAAAATAGCACAGGACCAGAGAGTTTGAGGGAAGCAGTATCTGTTATTCTGACCCCAAACCCACATGGATAATAGTCACTGATGTTACTAGTTAGTCACCTGCCAAAGGTTCCtaagaggaaacaaaaatttaGGCATCAAAACCAGTTGATTGATGTATTTTGTATTGAGGAATAAGCAGCATTAGAGCCAGACTTCCAGGAGAGCTCAACTGGGAATTGCTGAGTTGATTGAATCACTGAGGTATCTTCATGTCTTCTAGGCTTTGTGGATCTCTCCAGACCTGATAAactagagagagatgatagatgtgGGGAGCATTTAACAGATCACATTCTAAGGGGAACATGTTGTGAACCCTGAGATCCCTGACAGGGTAAGGAAAACACCTCTCCTGGGTCATGTTAGTGGCAGGAATTAGAGTAAAACCCCCAGAAACATAGATAACAGCTCTGTGGAATGGACACAAACTCTTACTTTACAGAAGATGAACCACAGAAAGCAAAATACACATTTGGTGGTTACTCTTGATTCTCAACCAAACTAGatatggaattaactaaaatcctaATATGGAGGGCAAAGCTGTGAGAAATGTCTTACTTAAGTTGAAGTAGGTAGATTCAGTTCAAATACAGACTTTGGaagtaaaaagacacaaacatttaATCTGGATCTCAGGGcctgaagacacacacctttaatccagatcttgaggctagAAGATACACCCTAAATtgggccacaccctctgctggaggaagcatataaaaggacatggaagcaggaagctcttgctctttgcctgcttgccctcaccttgcagCAAGTCCATCCCTTCCCTGGcattagaaatttttttcttcagaattccagcatatactgaagacccaGCGACTTGTCCATCCTCCTGAACTGAGTAagtactggattcttggactttctctTCACAGCTAGCCAATGTGAGAATAGCAGGACTGCAGCCCTAAGTCATTCTAATGAATCCCCTTTGTTCATAAAGATTAACTATGTATGTTCTGTTACTCTGCAGAACCCTAGTATAACAGTTTTGATATGTGTGTAGAAAATGTTCCAAATTTCCAAAAATTGTCTATAACTATGAAAACTGGGTACGTATTGACCGAAGAttcaatctagaaaaaaatggagTGATGTAAGAGTCCCTAGTAACCTACATTGTCTTCTCTGAAACTAGTATTGAAATCTGGATAGAAAATTTCAGAGATCCAAGTAtccacctattggtgaaattattaaggctactccacatagttaaaagggaggtttattttgtggggtaacttacaaatgaaaagataggttgtagggtctggcaaaggtgtggcacagtccggtggttttctctggagaactctgcttggtctacctccagcgtccaaggTCCCAGAACCAacagagacctcctcttgatcctgggtcttccgcttccttcctgctccccaccttgtgggcatgaccattaccaaagcctcaatgagggttggaacttccagggcaATGCTACATGCACGCTCATAGAAGAGGGAACAGATGagaaatagaaactaaaaatCTAAACCATGTTTATTATTGCATCCTACAGAGTGAAGAGAAAACAACTTCCAGTTCTTCATTTTGGATCCAGTTGAACCTTCAAACTACTACCTCCAGGAGAAATGTCAAGGGACCAGACATGGGACGACCCCCCAAACAGGGTCCAGAACGTTTTCTACAGGTGGACCATCAGCAACTTCCATTTTATTCAGGAGGAAATTCGGGAACACATTAGAAGCCCAATTTTCTTAATAGGAGCCCATGACAAATGGTGTTTGAGAGTAAACCCAAACGGAGTGGATGAAGAAAGTGCAGATTACCTGTCAGTTTACCTAGTGTTGCTCAGCTGTCCAAAGAGTCCTGTTTGGGCAAAGTTCCAGTTATTTATCGTCAGCACCAAAGGAGAGACAACCCACGGTGAGAGCAAACCTATAATCTCTATGTTTGTGCCAGGTGTTGAACTGGGATTTAAAAAGTTCATCCTTCGAAACTTCCTGTTGGCCTTTGCGCCTTGGTTTCTCCCAGATAACAAGCTCACCCTCCTCTGCAAGGTGAGCATGGTCCATGCATCTTTGAGTACCTCTGACCAGAACAGAAAGCCAGAAATTCAGGTTCCCAGATGCACATTGGCAGATGATCTAGGAGAGCTATGGGAGAATTCCCAATTCACAGACTGCTGCCTAGTGGTAGCTGGCCATGAATTCCGGGCTCACAAGGCCATCTTAGCAGCTCgctctccagttttcagagccatgtttgAACATGATATagaggagagcaggaagaattgtgttgagatccCTGACCTGGAGCCACAAGTCTTCAAGGTAATGATGGACTTCATTTACATGGGAACAGCACCAGACCTCGACAGCCTGGCATGTgctgtgctggcagctgctgacaaGTATGGCCTGCAGCATTTGAAGGTCATGTGTGAGGATGCTCCCTGCAGGGACCTCTCTGTGGAGAACGCTGCCCACACTCTCTTCTTGGCTGACCTCCACAGCGCAGGGCAGCTGAAAAACCCAGGCACTGGATTTCATTACATCTCatgcttctgaggtctctgagacCTCAGGCTGGAAGACAATGGTAGGTTCATGTCCCCACTTGGTAGCTGAAGCataccattgcctggcttctgctCACTGCCCTTTCCGGGAGCCCCCCTCAAATGCCTAGACCGACCCTAGTACCTGGTCAGCTGTGACCTACATGTGTCtcccagaagcagcagccagTGTTGTATCAATGACACCTGAGTAGACTACGGGGCCTATGTAGCATTTACAGTGAATCTGGGGAAAGACAGATGGTAGATGAGGCTTTAATATAGGTGTAATTGAGTtgagtggaaggctggggtaggGGAAGGTCTGGACTTGGTACAATCTACCCAGCCTCTTCCCTGTTGCTGTACGGGTTTGATTTTTGTCTGAGTTGTAACCTGGAACTCATATTAGTTGCTGGCCCCAAGCACATgacaacagggtttctttggagaAACCTGTCTGGATTGGGCAGAGTAGAACATGTGGTCAAggactcagaaaggaaaaaactAACCTGAATATTTGATTACAAGATAAGGGGAAGGGAATGAAGACGTTTTTCTCATACCTCAGTGTGTAggaatggagagatgactcagttggcaaaagcaattgttgctcttgtagatgaTCCTTGTACAGTCCTCGTTAC
It contains:
- the LOC118576529 gene encoding LOW QUALITY PROTEIN: speckle-type POZ protein-like (The sequence of the model RefSeq protein was modified relative to this genomic sequence to represent the inferred CDS: deleted 1 base in 1 codon), whose protein sequence is MSRDQTWDDPPNRVQNVFYRWTISNFHFIQEEIREHIRSPIFLIGAHDKWCLRVNPNGVDEESADYLSVYLVLLSCPKSPVWAKFQLFIVSTKGETTHGESKPIISMFVPGVELGFKKFILRNFLLAFAPWFLPDNKLTLLCKVSMVHASLSTSDQNRKPEIQVPRCTLADDLGELWENSQFTDCCLVVAGHEFRAHKAILAARSPVFRAMFEHDIEESRKNCVEIPDLEPQVFKVMMDFIYMGTAPDLDSLACAVLAAADKYGLQHLKVMCEDAPCRDLSVENAAHTLFLADLHSAGQLKTQALDFITSHASEVSETSGWKTMVGSCPHLVAEAYHCLASAHCPFREPPSNA